ATCGAGTACAAGGAATTTGGGTTGTTTTACAAATGCTTCTCGATCTTGATCGGCGTTTATGTTAATCAACCGATAATTAATTATGTCAGGATTCGTTAGCAGGATATCCACATTGCTTTCTCGTATGTCTTCTTTTGTTAAGTGGATGAAATCGAGGGGTATTTTACTTTTACATTTAGATGTTGGTACACAAAGTTGAGGGATGTCTTTTTCTCGTTTTACTATTAAGGAGCATCCGTTTAACTCAGAGTCACATAATCGGCAAAGATATTTCTCGCTGTCAAACTGAGGGCACTTGAAATATCTAAAAGCCTGTATAAGATAATTCATATGATTTTGATCTGATTGGTTCGGTGTATCACCATCATATACACCGATTGTTATTCTTTCAGATTCAGGCAAATTCCGATTTAACTCAAAAAGATACTTAATCAACCTTTTCAGTTGATCCTGAGCCAAAGCTTTGGTTGGATAGACCAATATTGCTTTAACTGAATTTCTAGGATGCTCAGGAACCTTTCCTCGTTTAGCTAACAAGGCGAAGTTCAAAATAGGTATTAACCAACTTTCAGTCTTTCCTCTTCCTGTACCGGCAACCACTAAAGTATTTTTGTCATTTAAGATTGAGGTAATGGCGTTTTCTTGGAAAGCATAGAGTCTTCTAATAAAATTTGAAAAAAGAGCAGATAAACGGATGTCGATGCCATTTGGAGCATATTTAGCTCTTAAATCACTTGAAAACTGTGTCCATGGAGCTGGACTCCACTTGGGTATTGGCAGCGCTTGGATGAAGGGGCCTCGCATTTTAACTAAGTGGGGCAGTTTTTCTCTCAAAGTTAAAGATGGGTCGCCATATCTTTTTAAGATACTGGCAAAGAGAATGTTCTTATCACCGATAAAATCGGTTGCGTATGCAATTTCCATTTCTTTTGCTAAATCAACGGGATCAAATCTCATTATCTTTCCTCCTCAACTGTTTGAAAATCTAGTTTTACTACGTTACAAAAATCTTCAAATTTCTTAATTTCAGTTAAGACGTTAGAACTTATTGCTGAAAGGGAGATCTCCTTTCCGCTAAGCAAAGTCTTGATGACTTCTATGGTATCTATGCTGAAGCCATAGTTCTCTTTTAAACTCTCAAAAGACTCAATATTTTTGTATTCAGCGAATTTTTCTGTTAGTGTTTTCCATTCTTCTTTCGCCCTACTTAGATCCTGATGCTCCCCCGCGAATTTGCTGAGACATTCTTCAAGAGAATTGATACATTGAATTAGCGGTTTTTCGTCACCTAATTCCTCTACTAGGTCAGGGATCTTTAAAATCTGTTTTGCAACGCCAATTTTACAGATCCAACTACTCGTGTAACTGTCCAGTTCCTTGTTTAACCTTTGTGTTATTAACTGTAGAGTTTGATTGTTATCTTCGATTTTCTTTGTAATACCGTCCATATTCAGCGAAGTCATGGCAGATAACTGGTAACTCTCTTTATCAATGTTCGAAAGGGTATCCTTAATCTGTGACGAAACCTCCATGACGCTTACTTCAGTTGATTGTTCATAGACTTCCGTTAATAACTTATGCTTATCAAGTGCTTTTCTGTAGTTTGTGGTAAGTCCTTCTAAGAGAGTAGCAAGTTGATTGTTTATTTCTTCTACTCGATCAGAGTTAACCCTTTGTATCGCTAGTTCATAGGCGTCATGTAGTCGCCAGTTAACATCCTTAATAGTTTTTTGCGAGTTTTGACAAGTTGTCATAGGCATCCCTTACCCTTTTTTTGCTCGGTTTCACGGTCGATGTAATTGGTATAGGTCTCTTTTCCGAAGTTACCTTTACTTTTTCAGAGATCTGAATAAGAATTGTTAATAGTTTCCATTCATCAGTCGCTGAACATCTTTCATATCTTCCTTGGAACTGAATAAATCTAAAAATATTCTCGCAGGATGAGAAATCTGCAATGATTGTGTTGATTATGTTTTGCATGAGGCTAAAATCATATTCATTTTTATTAATTCTCTCAAAACTCTCTATCCACTGTTGTTCAAGGGGGATTCCCAATGCAGAACAAGCGGTTTTAATTAAATTGACATTCTTAGCTAAGTCTTCATTTGAATTGTTCTTAGGAATTAATTGTTCTATTTCCCTTAAGACTACAATTTTTCCCTCAAAGTCCTTCATGTATGGATATTGATTGATTTCGGAGGAATAATCTCTGATAACTCTAACTAAGTCTCTAAAAGGACTGCTGCCCTTCTGGTTTCCCCATTTAAAACTTTCTCGGATGTTTTGATAGTTGATCTTTGACACCCGGTTGAGCGTTTGCTCTAAATCTACATGCGACAAAGTTTTTTCAAAACTTTGGTAATCAAGGAAGCTTTTGGTCAACCAAAAGAAATTGGAAAAAAGGTTTTGAATCTCCTCATGCCTTTGAACGAGGCTTTTTGCTCGAAGATTCAGGTAGTCATCTGAGAAACGAGGAATACTACCAATTGTCAAATTACCCTTCATTTTACCTATTTCTGGTTTATCACAGTCCTCAGCAAGGTTAGCAAGAAGAAACTTGGCAAATAACGCTAAATCCCTTACATGAAGACCTAACTCGTTACCCAGTTTTGTCATCAATTTGTTGTTGTACTCAATTGACTTCTCTTTTGCCCATTCAATGATTGAAACCAGATTGTCCTCTTGAACGCTTCCACCCTTGCCAACATGATATAATTGTTCGAGAATCTCGGGGTCAGTCGTTTGTTTTACAAACAATTTGTAATCAAAGTCTACCAGGTCATCCCCACTGTCTTCGATGACTATTGGGAGAGTATCTCCTCGTTGGTAGAAAAGTGAAGCATTTCCAGAGAACGTAGAGTGCGGATTCTTAAGGATGCAAGGGTCTCCAAAAAGCCTCACCTGCTGGGCAACGCCCTTTCTTAAAGATTCTCTAGTTAAAAACTTGCCGCCGCCACGGTTTATCCAGTTTTGGAAATCTGAAATATCTTCCTCGGTTGTCTTTTTCTCTTTCTCCTTAAAAGGAATATTACTCTTCATTACTGAGATTCCCATCTGTGACATGGGAACAATTATCATTCCTTCTTCGTTTGCGGGAATCGGACTAATAATGTCAAATGACTCGAGAATTTTTGAGTCAATTTGCACATCTTTATCCTTTTGCTTACCGTACCATTTTAATAATTCAACAAACTCCGAAAAATCTTTGTATGTTTGGCCTATTAATGAAGGAGGACCTTTGAGGTGTGCACTTGCTAACGAAAGAGTTTTCCAAGGGGAATCGTTTGAGTTCAATACGCGCTTTAGGATAAATTCTAAAAATATTCGGGGGGTTCGTTTTGGGTTCCCTTCTTCCTGCAAATTTTGGTAGATTCTATCGAGGCACTCAGAATTAAACGGATAAAATTTATTCTCGCCGTCTTGGCACATAGGACACTTGCCACATTTAATTGCCTCTAAATAAATTTGAGCCAGATTTTTGTATGAATCTTTGAGGAAGAACGCAGATTTTTCACTTGGATCAGAAAGAAGAAATCTGGCCTTAAGTCGCTCTTTCATGTATGTCATGGTATCGGGTGCCTTGAAAATATGCTCGGCATTGCCACTTTCGAACCCAGTTGTCCAACCGATAACTACATCAAAATGTCCTTTAGACAAGTCAAATAAATAATCCATTAAATCTTCAGCAAGGAAAGTAAAGGACGTAAGATCCTCGAGCAATAAGACCGGACGCTTGTCGACACTAAGATAGTGTTCAGAGATCTGCTGCAGTTTTTTTCCTAAGTCAGTTACCTTTAAGCGTTCTTTCAAAGTACGGGTAATAACCTTGTTTACAAATAGATAGGCACCGTCTCTATCTCTAAGTTCGCTGACTATTGGGAAAAAGTTAAAGCTATTTTTAGATAATATATGCAGCCCGCGCTCTTTATTTTGGGTTGATATTCTTTTCTTATAATCATCGATGTCAATCGATAGTCTTCTTTTGAGTTCATAATCGTTGAATAACTTCTCCAGAATTTGTCTATCGCTGGGGCTCTTGATAGACCTGTCCTCGTCTAGCTGAAGTTTTAGATGAATTATGATATACTCAGCAAGATAGGTGGAACGTTGATTAATTAACTCACTTTCCGCGTACTCTTCTCTATCACCATCAGGAAGATGTTGTCTTAATCGCTTAGCAATATCCTCAATCTTGGTATCAGCACGCGAGATATGAATAGGAATGTGGACAGGGTCATCAATATTGTAATCTAACCACTGACATAGTTCGGACTTGCCGCAGCCTGTCTCGCCAACAATCAAAAAAATTCGATTTCTATCTTGAGGAACTGAGTGGGTCACTAATTCCTTAAGTTGCCCTTCAGTGATAAAGTTCTGATCGCCGGGTAAGTCTTTAGAAAAAGCCACTTTGATTTTATCAATTGGAATATGAGTTTTCAAGAAAACTTCTTTTTCCTTCTCTCTGCTTTCTGTAGTAAAGTACAGATTTACAGCATCTTCAGCCCAACACTTGGTATATTTCAAGTCTGTGCCTCCCTTAAAGCTATGTTCCCGTATTGTTTTCCACTAAGAAGAACCGCATTCGGATCATCACTTGCTGCAGGTTTGATTGAAATCGTGCCCTTCTGGTTTAACTGCAACAGACTTAACTGTAAACCTTTGGAAACCGCACCTTCCCGAGTAAAACAGTCAAAATAATTCATCGCACAGTAAGTTAAGAAATTCTTTAATGAATGCTGGTTTGGACCTCGTTTTAAGAAGTCTTCAAAAACTGTCGTTAGAAGTTTCGGAGAAGGATAAATTACAAAACAAGCGTACTTTCTACCGAGGCTAAGATAACTAGCCAAATCCATCCAAAAGTTTAGTTTCTCGTCATTCCAAGCAAAATCAAAATTCAGAGATTTCTCAACTGATCGCATGAGACTCTCTCGGTCTATTCTAAAGAAATCATTAGCAATCAAGTGTGAGTGCACAAGACTAAAGGGATTAGCCTTATCTAGCCTCAATTGATTAAGAAGCAATAATTTAAAAGGTAAGTCAGGGAAATTTTTTGCTCTAGCTATTTCACTTTCATCTGCATTAGTTTTTAATAGTCCAGTATTAAGGAGAAAACTGACGCATTCTCGTAATAGACCTTTTTCTAGAGAGAACCTTTGCTCCAGAACCTCAAAATTTAGCGACGCATCTTTAGTAGCTTGATAAACCGATTCTAGTTCATATCCACGCAAAGTAATGTAACTTAGAAGAATCCTGTTGGATTTCGGCACTGACAATTAGCTCACCCTAAATGTACTTTTTTTAGATTTTCAACTTTGGCTGGGTCAAAATTGCATCTCTGTAACGCATCAAGTATGTTATTGACAACTTTGGTGACGTCGGATTCCAACCATGGACGGAGACATTTGTAGATGTATTTGTCGCATTCAAGTTGAGCTTCCCTTGTAGCTAACGATTTGAGTATATGCCAACCATAGCTTTCAACTGGCATATTTTCGTAGTCAAAAATAGTGGACAACCTTTGCGGTTCTTCGCCCTGCGCATCCCTATACAATTTGGCCATCTGGTGGAAAACTAAATTACATGTCTGATTCAATGGGATTGGTGGATCATCAATTCCAAGAGATTCCAAATAATCAGCGAAAAGAACATTGAATTCAAAACAAGAGTTCGATAAGCCCCAATCTTCAATCATTGGCTTTCCATCTTGATTGTTCTTGAGGTAGAAGGATGGCGAGTCAATCACTAAGATAAGATTTCCTTCTTTGTTAGATAGCGCATTATTGAGTAACCGTTCAGTTGTATTAAGACCGCTAATTAGTTCTGTTTCCTGATTAATGAACTGAACCAAGCTAGAAAATGAATCTGTGATTGGCAGGTCTCCAATTTTAAGATAATTATAAGTTAGAAGATCCCAATTCTTCCATGTATTGACAAAAGTGAAATTCTGTATCCCCATTTCTACTAGTAATGGAAGCGCTCGAAGCTGGCCGTGCTCTTGGGTCACATTGATCCTTCCTACTTGAGGGTCGACAATGACGCATACCATTTGATCTAGGATATTTCTTTTTATAGAATTGCCATTAATGTTTTCTTGACTACCCCTCTTCGTCAATACACTTTCCCAAGGGCTTAATTGCCTGCATATCGTATATAGATTTTTTTACTAAAGATTCAATTTGGCATTAAAGTATCAATTAATCCTTTCTATTGAAATATGAAGAGAAATACTCAACTGACTTTGTGCTTAGGCTACATACGCTCAACTACTCATTCGAAATAGAGAGATTTTGGCACTCTCATAATGAGTCAATTGTTACCAACCGGAAAATTTTCAAAGACTAAAAATACAAACAGCTCAAAAGTAACTATTTTCGCGAGCCCGAATCGTTTACACGACTAAACTCCAAGAGCACCGCCTCTTTAGGCAAAAAAAGATTTCAATTTTTACCGCTTGCTTTCTATTATGGTTCAATTTCATTTAAAAGCTATCGGTGTTCTTTGTATGTCATTCTAAGACATGCAAACTCGCAACTTAGTTATCTCTCCCTTAGTTTAAGAGCTATTTCGGCTATGAACGCCTTCTTGTTTTTTAACCCTTCAAAGTCTTCTTTTACCAGACTTTCCCAATTGCGCTTCATATTTTGAATTTCAACGAAGTTTTTCCTGTTCATATATCTCTTTTTTATGCAAAAATGGGATAGAAGCAACGACAATATACCCAACTGTTCCCAGTCTTCAAGTCGTGGCCAAGGTGTAGTCCATTTCTTATTGTTCTCATGTTCAATTGGAGTTTGTCTTACAGCCAAGTACCAGGTAATGTATCCATCATGCCTCGGTTTAAAGTGAACTCTAAGTTTAACAATTCTACCACCTAGGTCAGTTCTAAAAAAAGTCACTTTCTCGTCGATATAATCTCTCCAATCACTGGGCTTGGCATTTTCAAAATCATCTTGCGGCAAGTGGTCGAACCCCTGTATAGGTAAAATGTTGTTACTTGGTATTTGAAATGGTAACCTACGTCCTATTCGTTTGTGAAGTGCTAATGCCTCACTGACAAGAAAAACATAGAAATCATTAGTTGGCGCTGCCATGACTGACTATATACATTGTCACTAGATGGATACTGGCGCCATTTTTGCTTGCTATAATTTGCCTTTAAGCCACACTTTAACGGTCTCATAACTAAAGATTAAAACAAAAACCAAGGTGGCAGTCATGAAATAAAAAAATTCATGGCTAATAACAGTCTGCCCGTTAAAAAGGATAAAACCACCTAATAGAATTGCCACGGCAAATATTGCATAAAAGAGTTGTCTGGGAATTAGAAAGCGCCCGACTTTTACACGGTTATCTAACCTTACTTTATTGACAACCCAATTACCGTTTTCTTGTTTTAGAAGTCCAGCCCGCTCTAATTTGGACATGTGATATTGAGCTACTGAAGGGCTGCTGAGCTTAAGTGCCCGTTGGACATCTCTTATCCCAAGAGGCTTATTGGACTTAAGCATAAAGCGGTAGATGTCAAGAGCAGTTCCTTTTAAGACGCTGGTGTTTTCATTTTCGGTTAACCTGCTCACCTCAGCGGTGATTGATAACTGACTGAGAGCATTTAAAAACTTGTGAATTAAGGGGTCAAACGGTTATCGTAGAACCGTAGTGCTTGAGAAGCTATTGGCATTGCAAAAAGAGGGGGGATGAAGCTACTATTTAGCGTCATTATCCTACAGCTTTTACAGTATGCTTTGGTGGAAAACGTTAGCAGGATGGGTAGACTAAACAGCAACCCGCGCAATAAGCAACTGGTAATCCAATACATGCAGCGCATGCGGCACAACTAACAGGGTTAGGTGCAACAAAGCAAGTGAAACAGAAGGCTGCGTAGCAAGGTTCACAAACTAGCCAATTAGTAAGACACCAAGAGGCATAACAGCCAGATACGCATGTCCAATAGTCGTCGGTTAGGATTGCTGCGATGTTAAGAATTGTTTTATCATAGTTCGGAAGTTGGTTTTCTACAAGGGTTGATAGGCCTTCAGCTTCCTGAGCCATAATAGAATAACCTTCCGCAAGTTGCGCCATTGATTGGTCTTCACTCTGTTGGTAGATGGTCGCTAGTTCTTGTGCTGTTTCCCCTAAAAGGCTGTATTGTTGGGATAGAGTGGCTGAAGAGTTGAAGGTAACAAGTTCCATGGATATGATTTCAGACGGGTTGATTGGCGCATATTTTATGACGGTAAATGAACTGTTGTAGGTTTGGGCATCCAAAGGTGCTAGATTTGTTGCTATGGTAAAGTTATAGTCTTCATGCTGGACCATGTAGTTGAGGTTATAGTGCTGCAGGGATGTTTCGTTAGTAGTGATTTCTGTCGAAGTAAATTGAGCGGTTTTATTATAATTGTATTCGTGTTCGCTGTACGTCCACAGTATCGTATTGGCGATTGTGACTTCAAAGGTTGTTCCGTTAATTTCATACGTAACTAGAGTC
This DNA window, taken from Candidatus Bathyarchaeota archaeon, encodes the following:
- a CDS encoding rhodanese-like domain-containing protein — translated: MINHAHNVLILDVRNESEYNLGHLKDAVLIPLHELESRIDELSASQNDKVIVYCAAGSRSAPACQILAENGFTKVYNMLGGITEWVSIGYPIDTTFHAVTVDKLPGEAAQIDVEPLLRQIGCTSCSNGTHPCQGEGEIINIQSTILEEQDNYTLTLVTYEINGTTFEVTIANTILWTYSEHEYNYNKTAQFTSTEITTNETSLQHYNLNYMVQHEDYNFTIATNLAPLDAQTYNSSFTVIKYAPINPSEIISMELVTFNSSATLSQQYSLLGETAQELATIYQQSEDQSMAQLAEGYSIMAQEAEGLSTLVENQLPNYDKTILNIAAILTDDYWTCVSGCYASWCLTNWLVCEPCYAAFCFTCFVAPNPVSCAACAACIGLPVAYCAGCCLVYPSC
- a CDS encoding winged helix-turn-helix domain-containing protein, whose product is MSRLTENENTSVLKGTALDIYRFMLKSNKPLGIRDVQRALKLSSPSVAQYHMSKLERAGLLKQENGNWVVNKVRLDNRVKVGRFLIPRQLFYAIFAVAILLGGFILFNGQTVISHEFFYFMTATLVFVLIFSYETVKVWLKGKL